From the genome of Methanobacterium sp., one region includes:
- a CDS encoding ferritin family protein — translation MSTKDNLMEAFAGESQANRKYLAFAKKAEEEGFFQVAR, via the coding sequence ATGAGTACTAAAGACAATTTAATGGAAGCTTTTGCTGGTGAATCACAAGCAAACCGTAAATATTTGGCCTTTGCAAAAAAAGCTGAAGAAGAAGGATTCTTTCAGGTGGCCAGATT